A region from the Eublepharis macularius isolate TG4126 chromosome 13, MPM_Emac_v1.0, whole genome shotgun sequence genome encodes:
- the SPRY3 gene encoding protein sprouty homolog 3, with translation MPHSSSTAERSPEENMDAVAEEFQQVLSIDQIRAIRASNDYVERPSAAFKPPSVSQQQGAHKQEAVPEQLVSSVVQDLHPPHPGLTFQQPLSHSSTASSISHSTTTSEQRLLSGITPSHSGHSLVRTQPRAGDLKPEELLKGAAEKPPSFHTGHLFICEECGRCKCARCAAARSLPSCWLCNQRCLCSPETLIDYGTCLCCVKGIFYHCSSDDEDTCADDPCSCSPGSCCARWVAMSFLSLLMPCLCCYFPTLGCLKLCQRGYDTLKRPGCRCQSHTNTVCRKISSSSGAAFPKTLDKPV, from the coding sequence ATGCCCCACTCTTCCAGCACAGCCGAGCGCAGCCCTGAAGAGAACATGGACGCCGTGGCCGAGGAGTTCCAACAGGTGCTTTCCATTGACCAGATCCGTGCCATCCGTGCCTCCAATGACTACGTGGAGAGACCTTCGGCCGCTTTCAAGCCCCCTTCTGTGTCCCAGCAGCAGGGGGCCCACAAGCAGGAGGCGGTTCCGGAGCAGCTGGTGTCCTCCGTTGTCCAGGACCTTCATCCGCCGCACCCGGGGCTGACTTTCCAGCAGCCCCTGAGCCATTCCAGCACTGCCAGCTCCATCTCCCACAGCACCACCACCTCCGAGCAGCGGCTCCTCAGCGGGATCACGCCCTCGCATTCTGGGCACTCCCTCGTCCGGACGCAGCCCCGAGCTGGTGACCTGAAACCCGAGGAGCTGCTGAAGGGGGCTGCCGAGAAGCCGCCTTCCTTCCACACGGGCCACCTCTTCATCTGCGAGGAGTGTGGCCGCTGCAAGTGTGCCCGCTGTGCGGCTGCCCGCAGCCTGCCTTCCTGCTGGCTTTGCAACCAGCGCTGCCTCTGCTCTCCGGAGACCCTCATTGACTATGGGACTTGCCTCTGCTGTGTCAAGGGCATCTTCTACCACTGTTCCTCGGATGACGAGGACACCTGCGCCGATGACCCATGCTCGTGCAGCCCTGGCTCCTGCTGTGCCCGCTGGGTTGCCATGAGTTTCCTCTCTTTGCTCATGCCCTGCTTGTGCTGCTACTTTCCAACCTTGGGGTGCCTCAAACTTTGCCAGCGGGGCTACGACACCCTGAAACGGCCTGGCTGCCGCTGCCAGAGCCACACCAATACGGTCTGTCGGAAGATCTCCTCGTCCAGCGGGGCAGCCTTCCCCAAGACTTTGGACAAGCCGGTATGA